One genomic window of Fusobacterium varium includes the following:
- a CDS encoding arsenate reductase family protein produces MSILFINYPKCSTCVKAKKWLEENNLSFTDRHIVENNPTAEELKEFIALSGLPVKKFFNTSGILYREMNLKEKVATESDEELIKILASNGMLVKRPLVVTEKGVLLGFKADKWAEFFNK; encoded by the coding sequence ATGTCAATACTTTTTATAAACTATCCAAAATGTAGTACTTGTGTAAAAGCTAAAAAATGGTTAGAAGAAAATAATCTATCTTTTACAGATAGACATATTGTTGAAAATAATCCTACTGCTGAAGAGTTAAAAGAGTTTATAGCCTTAAGTGGACTACCTGTTAAAAAATTCTTTAATACAAGCGGAATCTTATATAGAGAGATGAACTTAAAAGAAAAAGTAGCAACTGAATCTGATGAAGAGCTTATTAAAATTCTAGCTTCTAATGGTATGTTGGTAAAAAGACCTCTTGTGGTTACTGAAAAAGGTGTTCTTCTAGGTTTTAAAGCTGATAAATGGGCTGAATTTTTTAATAAATAA
- the lysA gene encoding diaminopimelate decarboxylase produces MKFFGTMKNNSGILEIGGIKVTELAEKYGTPLYIMDQELIEENMMKYKENFKSEKFKTTVVYASKAFLSKAICKLVEKHDLHIDAVSGGELYTIKASGISMERVHMHGNNKTDDELRMCLDYGIGSIIIDNEEEIERVSKICLEKDQKVKVMLRINIGIDAHTHEYIQTSKHSSKFGESIFDERFPEIVEKITSDKNLEFLGFHCHIGSQIFDTKAFHEGIEVMIKETKKISEKLNIEIPEINLGGGFGVYYTEKDTAIDVEKFMKSMIEHIEKSLEKEGMNIKKISIEPGRSIIGNAGSTLYRVGGKKETFGGVKYVFIDGGMTDNIRPALYQAEYEAVLANKLDVVEDEIVTVAGKCCESGDLIIKNRKLGKAEAGDLLLVATTGAYGYSMSSNYNKAQRPAVVFVKDGKSAISIKRESFEDLVRNDVDMEL; encoded by the coding sequence ATGAAGTTTTTTGGAACAATGAAAAATAATAGTGGAATATTAGAAATAGGAGGAATAAAAGTAACAGAGTTAGCAGAAAAATATGGAACACCATTATATATAATGGATCAAGAGTTGATAGAAGAAAATATGATGAAATATAAAGAAAACTTTAAAAGTGAAAAATTTAAAACAACTGTTGTTTATGCTTCAAAAGCTTTTTTATCAAAAGCAATTTGTAAATTAGTAGAAAAACATGATCTACATATTGATGCAGTTTCAGGGGGAGAATTATATACAATAAAAGCAAGTGGAATCTCAATGGAGAGAGTTCATATGCATGGTAATAACAAGACAGATGATGAATTGAGAATGTGCTTAGATTATGGAATTGGAAGTATAATAATTGATAATGAAGAGGAGATAGAAAGAGTTTCTAAAATCTGCTTAGAGAAAGATCAAAAAGTAAAAGTTATGTTGAGAATAAATATTGGAATAGATGCTCATACACATGAATATATTCAAACTTCTAAACACTCTTCAAAATTTGGAGAATCAATATTTGATGAGAGGTTCCCAGAAATTGTTGAAAAGATAACATCTGATAAAAATTTAGAGTTTTTAGGTTTCCATTGCCACATAGGATCACAAATTTTTGATACAAAAGCTTTCCATGAAGGAATAGAAGTTATGATAAAAGAGACTAAAAAGATTTCAGAGAAACTTAATATAGAGATTCCAGAGATAAATCTAGGTGGAGGATTTGGAGTTTACTATACAGAGAAAGATACAGCAATTGATGTAGAGAAGTTTATGAAATCTATGATAGAGCATATAGAGAAAAGTTTAGAAAAAGAAGGTATGAATATTAAGAAAATCTCTATTGAACCTGGAAGAAGTATTATAGGAAATGCAGGAAGTACACTATATAGAGTCGGAGGAAAAAAAGAGACTTTTGGTGGGGTTAAATATGTATTTATAGATGGTGGAATGACAGATAATATAAGACCAGCACTTTATCAAGCAGAATATGAAGCAGTATTAGCTAATAAATTAGATGTAGTTGAAGATGAGATAGTAACAGTAGCTGGAAAATGTTGTGAATCAGGGGATTTGATAATAAAAAATAGAAAACTAGGAAAGGCTGAAGCTGGGGATCTATTGTTAGTAGCAACAACTGGTGCTTATGGTTATTCAATGTCAAGCAACTATAACAAAGCACAAAGACCAGCAGTTGTATTTGTGAAAGATGGAAAGAGTGCTATTTCAATAAAAAGAGAGAGTTTTGAAGATTTAGTAAGAAATGATGTGGATATGGAATTATAA
- a CDS encoding diaminopimelate epimerase — translation MKFTKMQAAGNDFILVNGLEEQKDNWNEFAKKVCDRHFGIGADGLMFCSESKIVDIRMHYYNSDGSRGEMCGNGIRCFSKFVYDNKIVDKKHFLVETDAGIKTINLETDEDGEAIYLTVDMEKVNFRADSITNITDSEIVLNKKVVIDGREIILSSVLMGVPHTVVFVDDYSNYDVNDLGRKIEMLDIFKNKTNVNFVKKIDEKTMEIKTWERGAGRTLGCGTGCCASAAVAKKLGIVDESKILMKAEGGDVQVEIKEDYSIIMAGKAERICIGEI, via the coding sequence ATGAAATTTACAAAGATGCAAGCAGCAGGAAATGATTTTATTTTAGTAAATGGATTGGAAGAACAGAAAGATAATTGGAATGAATTTGCAAAAAAAGTGTGTGATAGACATTTTGGAATAGGTGCAGATGGATTGATGTTTTGCAGTGAAAGTAAAATAGTAGATATAAGAATGCACTATTACAACTCTGATGGCTCAAGAGGAGAGATGTGTGGTAATGGAATTAGATGTTTTTCTAAATTTGTCTATGATAATAAAATAGTAGATAAAAAACATTTCTTAGTTGAGACCGATGCAGGAATAAAAACTATTAATTTAGAAACAGATGAAGATGGCGAAGCAATTTATCTTACTGTGGATATGGAGAAAGTTAATTTTAGAGCTGATTCAATTACAAATATTACAGATAGTGAAATTGTATTAAATAAAAAAGTAGTTATAGATGGAAGAGAGATTATATTATCAAGTGTTTTGATGGGAGTACCACATACAGTAGTATTTGTTGATGACTATTCTAATTATGATGTAAATGATTTAGGAAGAAAGATAGAAATGTTAGATATCTTTAAAAACAAAACAAATGTAAATTTTGTAAAAAAAATAGATGAAAAAACAATGGAGATTAAAACTTGGGAAAGGGGTGCAGGAAGAACTTTAGGTTGTGGAACTGGTTGTTGTGCATCAGCAGCAGTGGCAAAAAAATTAGGAATAGTTGATGAAAGTAAGATTTTAATGAAAGCAGAGGGAGGAGATGTTCAAGTAGAGATAAAAGAGGATTATAGTATCATTATGGCTGGAAAAGCAGAGAGAATATGTATTGGGGAGATATAA
- a CDS encoding dicarboxylate/amino acid:cation symporter, translated as MADLKKKSIWEAYRFSIILLGAIFLGSLIGIQFGEKAKVLKPLGDLFINGMFTIVVPLVLVTISSSISSMSDMKRLKSVLKNLFLVFVSTGFVAAIIILVIVTVFPPAQGVNLSLKATEALKPFQTGEQVVKALTVTDFPELISRKNMLPLILFSIVFGMCVNMIGEKGKPVAKGLEALAEVFLKMINLLMYYAPIGLGAYFAALVGEYGGQLIGSYTRAMVIYYPLCFIYFVVMFPIYGYIAGGKDGVRAMKHLISPGITSLATQSSIATLPVNLEAAEKIGVPKDIREIVLPIGATAHMDGTVFSSILKISFLFGIFQVPFTGVGTYVSAILLSIVGGVVMSGVPGGGLIGEMLIVTMYGFPPEAFPIIATIGYLVDPPATMINATGDTVAAMLVTRLVEGKDWMKRKLG; from the coding sequence ATGGCAGATTTAAAGAAAAAAAGTATATGGGAAGCTTACAGATTCTCAATAATACTATTAGGAGCAATTTTTTTAGGAAGTTTAATAGGTATCCAATTTGGAGAAAAGGCAAAAGTTTTAAAACCTTTAGGGGATCTGTTTATTAACGGTATGTTTACAATAGTAGTTCCATTGGTGTTGGTAACTATCAGTAGTTCAATATCTAGTATGAGTGATATGAAGAGATTAAAAAGTGTTTTAAAAAATCTATTCTTAGTATTTGTGTCAACAGGATTTGTAGCAGCGATAATAATTTTAGTAATAGTTACAGTTTTTCCACCAGCTCAAGGGGTAAATTTAAGTTTAAAAGCTACTGAAGCATTAAAACCATTCCAAACTGGTGAACAAGTTGTAAAAGCTCTAACTGTAACAGATTTTCCTGAATTGATTTCAAGAAAAAATATGTTACCATTGATTCTATTTTCAATAGTTTTTGGAATGTGTGTCAATATGATTGGAGAAAAGGGAAAACCAGTTGCAAAAGGGTTAGAGGCTCTAGCAGAAGTTTTCTTAAAGATGATTAATCTATTAATGTATTATGCACCTATTGGATTAGGAGCTTATTTTGCAGCATTAGTTGGAGAGTATGGAGGTCAATTAATAGGATCTTATACAAGAGCTATGGTTATCTACTATCCTCTATGTTTTATATATTTTGTGGTTATGTTCCCAATTTATGGATATATTGCAGGGGGAAAAGATGGAGTAAGAGCAATGAAACATCTAATTTCACCAGGGATTACATCTCTTGCAACTCAAAGTAGTATAGCAACTCTTCCAGTAAACTTAGAGGCAGCAGAAAAAATAGGAGTACCAAAGGATATTAGAGAGATTGTTTTACCTATTGGAGCGACTGCTCATATGGATGGAACAGTATTTAGTTCAATATTAAAGATCTCTTTCCTATTCGGAATTTTCCAAGTGCCATTTACAGGAGTTGGAACATATGTTAGTGCTATTTTACTTTCAATAGTAGGTGGAGTAGTAATGTCTGGTGTACCAGGTGGAGGATTAATAGGAGAGATGTTAATAGTAACAATGTATGGATTCCCACCAGAAGCATTTCCTATAATTGCAACTATAGGTTATTTAGTAGATCCACCAGCAACTATGATAAATGCCACAGGAGATACAGTAGCTGCTATGTTAGTAACTAGATTGGTAGAGGGAAAAGATTGGATGAAAAGAAAACTAGGATAA
- a CDS encoding adenylosuccinate synthase has protein sequence MAGYVVVGTQWGDEGKGKIIDVLANKADYVVRFQGGNNAGHTVVVNGEKFILHLLPSGMLHGNGKCIIGPGVVIDPKVLLKELDTLEAKGAKIDHLFISDRAHIIMPYHVKLDELSEATSGAHKIGTTKRGIGPCYADKINRVGIRAVDLLDMEIFGEKLKRFLEAKNLIFTKIYEEAPLSYDEIFEEYKGYAERLKHRIIDSIPEINRALDEDKLVLFEGAQAMMLDINYGTYPYVTSSSPTTGGVTTGAGVSPRKITKGIGVMKAYTTRVGEGPFVTELTDELGEKLREVGHEYGATTGRPRRCGWLDLVVGKYAVDINGLTDIVITKIDVLSGLDTVKICVAYDIDGKRYTSVPASTEILARAIPVYEELPGWKEDISQMKNYDELPENCKKYIKRMEEILNCPISVVSVGPDRSQNIHIREI, from the coding sequence ATGGCAGGATATGTAGTAGTTGGTACACAATGGGGCGACGAGGGGAAAGGTAAGATTATTGATGTTTTAGCAAATAAAGCAGATTATGTAGTTAGATTCCAAGGTGGAAATAATGCAGGACATACAGTAGTAGTTAATGGTGAAAAATTTATACTTCACCTATTACCATCAGGAATGCTTCATGGAAATGGTAAATGTATAATTGGACCAGGTGTTGTCATAGACCCGAAAGTTTTATTAAAAGAACTTGATACTTTAGAGGCTAAAGGAGCTAAAATAGATCACCTATTTATAAGTGATAGAGCTCATATAATAATGCCTTATCATGTAAAGCTAGATGAATTATCAGAAGCTACAAGTGGAGCACATAAGATAGGAACTACAAAGAGAGGAATAGGACCTTGTTATGCTGATAAGATAAATAGAGTTGGAATTAGAGCAGTAGATCTATTAGATATGGAAATCTTTGGAGAAAAATTAAAAAGATTCCTTGAAGCTAAAAACTTAATATTTACAAAAATTTATGAGGAAGCACCTCTTTCTTATGATGAAATTTTTGAAGAGTATAAAGGTTATGCTGAGAGATTAAAACATAGAATAATAGATTCTATACCTGAAATCAACAGAGCTTTAGATGAAGATAAACTTGTTCTTTTTGAAGGGGCTCAAGCTATGATGCTAGATATCAACTATGGAACATATCCATATGTAACTTCATCTTCACCTACAACAGGAGGAGTTACAACAGGTGCTGGAGTTTCACCTAGAAAGATAACAAAAGGTATAGGAGTTATGAAAGCTTATACAACAAGAGTTGGAGAGGGACCATTTGTAACTGAACTTACTGATGAGTTAGGTGAAAAATTAAGAGAGGTAGGACATGAATATGGTGCTACTACTGGAAGACCTAGAAGATGTGGTTGGCTAGATTTAGTAGTAGGAAAATATGCAGTAGATATTAATGGACTTACAGATATAGTTATTACTAAAATAGACGTTTTAAGTGGGCTAGATACTGTTAAAATTTGTGTTGCTTACGATATAGATGGAAAGAGATACACTTCTGTTCCAGCCTCAACAGAGATACTTGCAAGAGCTATTCCTGTATATGAAGAGCTACCAGGATGGAAAGAAGATATTAGTCAAATGAAAAATTATGATGAACTTCCAGAAAATTGTAAGAAATATATAAAAAGAATGGAAGAGATTTTAAATTGTCCAATAAGTGTAGTTTCAGTTGGACCAGATAGAAGTCAAAATATCCATATAAGAGAGATTTAA
- a CDS encoding TetR/AcrR family transcriptional regulator encodes MPKKAIFTKEQIFKKAFEVFKQNGLEAITARNLAKSLNCSPAPIYSFYTSLEILKKDLINQAKSIFMEYVKESSTEYIFLNIGIGICKFAREEKQLFHTIFLKDSSYSSLVREFRDLIKVEMSKDSRFEKLDEEFKTELFLDCWMYAHGFSTLIATNYFKDVSDSFIQKRLVSGAATMMYKRLEEYNK; translated from the coding sequence TTGCCTAAAAAAGCTATTTTTACTAAAGAACAGATTTTTAAGAAGGCCTTTGAGGTTTTTAAGCAAAATGGATTAGAAGCTATAACTGCTAGAAATTTAGCTAAATCGCTGAATTGTTCTCCAGCTCCAATATATAGTTTCTACACTTCATTAGAAATACTGAAAAAAGATCTTATTAATCAAGCTAAATCTATATTTATGGAGTATGTTAAAGAGTCTAGTACAGAGTATATATTTCTTAATATAGGAATAGGAATTTGTAAATTTGCTAGAGAGGAAAAACAACTTTTCCATACAATATTCCTAAAAGATAGCTCTTATAGTAGCCTTGTTAGAGAGTTTAGAGATTTAATAAAAGTAGAGATGTCTAAAGATAGCAGATTTGAGAAACTAGATGAAGAGTTTAAAACTGAGCTTTTCCTTGATTGCTGGATGTATGCCCATGGATTCTCAACTTTAATAGCTACTAACTACTTTAAAGATGTTTCAGATAGTTTTATTCAAAAAAGACTTGTATCTGGAGCAGCTACTATGATGTATAAAAGGCTTGAAGAATATAATAAATAA
- a CDS encoding potassium/proton antiporter produces MDYKILTCGILLLISLLSIRVTKKVQVPLLILFLFIGIAAGSEGIGGIYFDDAKITQDIGNVALLFILFAGALETKKSDATMALYPSGILATAGVFFTAMLAALIAYVLTSLNLKESLLFGAIVSSTDAAAVISMLGGSNLKKKIRTVIEIESGSNDPMAYALILFILSMFGAGEKTSIFWGVIFLFRQIIFGALMGIIFGKISLPLGKILKIEREEFLTIHIIAMLFICFAGTNIIGGNGFLAIYLMGILIGNEHFDFRMNCIKNMRVASWLMQITMFIILGLLVFPSQLKAVVIRGSILAIMITIVARMAVVFALMSPFKYTKKEKFFMSWAGLKGAVPIIFSTNAITAGIDNSQVIFNMVFYMVVFSVMIQGMTLKPLAKYLGLLDPVSEADADTIDLEELEELSLKKLYLDRKSEYINKEIRELNLPKSMHIISIRRGDEDITPRGDVILKAGDKILFSMK; encoded by the coding sequence ATGGATTACAAAATTTTAACATGTGGAATTTTATTATTAATAAGTCTTCTTTCAATTAGAGTAACCAAAAAAGTGCAAGTTCCATTGCTGATACTCTTCCTTTTTATAGGGATTGCAGCAGGTTCTGAGGGAATTGGTGGTATCTATTTTGATGATGCTAAGATTACTCAAGATATAGGAAATGTTGCATTATTGTTTATTCTATTTGCTGGGGCACTTGAAACAAAGAAATCTGATGCAACAATGGCACTCTATCCAAGTGGGATATTGGCAACAGCAGGGGTATTTTTTACAGCTATGTTAGCTGCTTTAATAGCCTATGTTCTAACTAGCTTAAATTTAAAGGAGTCCTTACTGTTTGGGGCAATAGTTTCTTCAACAGATGCAGCAGCAGTTATATCCATGCTTGGTGGATCAAATCTTAAAAAGAAAATACGTACAGTAATAGAGATAGAGTCTGGAAGTAATGACCCTATGGCATATGCTTTGATTCTTTTTATATTATCAATGTTTGGAGCAGGAGAAAAGACAAGTATATTTTGGGGAGTAATATTTTTATTTAGACAAATTATATTTGGTGCTTTAATGGGAATTATATTTGGAAAGATATCATTACCATTGGGGAAAATATTGAAGATAGAGAGAGAAGAGTTTTTGACAATTCATATAATAGCCATGTTATTTATATGTTTTGCAGGAACTAATATTATAGGTGGAAATGGATTTTTAGCTATCTATTTAATGGGAATATTAATAGGAAATGAGCACTTTGATTTTAGAATGAACTGTATAAAAAATATGAGGGTAGCATCTTGGTTGATGCAGATAACAATGTTTATTATTCTAGGATTATTGGTGTTCCCAAGTCAGTTAAAAGCAGTTGTAATAAGGGGAAGTATATTAGCAATTATGATAACAATAGTTGCTCGTATGGCAGTTGTATTTGCTCTAATGTCACCTTTTAAGTATACCAAAAAAGAAAAGTTCTTTATGTCTTGGGCAGGTTTAAAAGGAGCAGTTCCAATTATTTTTTCAACTAATGCAATAACAGCAGGGATAGACAATTCACAGGTAATATTTAATATGGTTTTCTATATGGTAGTTTTCTCTGTAATGATTCAAGGTATGACATTGAAACCATTGGCTAAATATTTGGGGCTTTTAGATCCTGTTAGTGAAGCAGATGCTGATACTATTGATTTAGAGGAATTAGAAGAGCTTTCATTAAAAAAATTGTATTTAGATAGAAAATCTGAGTATATCAATAAAGAGATAAGAGAGTTAAATCTTCCTAAAAGTATGCATATAATCTCTATTCGTAGAGGAGATGAGGATATTACACCTAGAGGAGATGTAATTTTAAAAGCTGGAGATAAGATTCTATTTTCAATGAAATAA
- the brnQ gene encoding branched-chain amino acid transport system II carrier protein, whose protein sequence is MYRKKDIILTGFALFAMLFGAGNLIFPPKVGFDVGEMWEAATLGFFITGIGIPLLAIISAAYAGKDLDDFANRVSPKFSKVFNVVLILAIGPFLALPRTGATAYEMAILPHTNGTDVDMYKYIFLFIYFAVVLMFSIRANAVIERVGKVLTPILIIILAIIIVKGVFFPLGEPVVVETMTNPFKYGFYNGYQTMDTLGAIVFSSIIIKAIRNGRNLTVKQEMKFLSSSSIIAVCGLAVVYGGLLYIGATSNGIFQGAKTTQLLNEIVDRMLGRSGNLILGICVTGACLTTAIGLTATVGDYFSKLLNTTYEKVVIVTTIISFIFAGFGVDIIVKISAPILTLIYPIAIVLIILNFFKEQIKSNSIYVGAVVGASLVGAYEMAQVLSINTSEILTIIYRSLPLNTFGLAWILPSIICAVSFKYMFKTR, encoded by the coding sequence ATTTACAGAAAGAAAGATATTATTTTAACAGGATTTGCATTATTTGCAATGTTATTTGGAGCGGGAAATTTGATATTTCCACCTAAAGTAGGATTTGATGTTGGGGAGATGTGGGAAGCAGCTACATTGGGATTTTTTATAACAGGAATAGGGATTCCACTTTTAGCAATTATTTCAGCAGCATATGCAGGTAAAGATTTAGATGATTTTGCTAATAGAGTGTCACCTAAATTTAGTAAGGTATTTAATGTAGTTTTAATATTAGCAATAGGTCCATTTTTAGCATTACCAAGAACAGGGGCAACTGCTTATGAAATGGCAATTTTACCACATACTAATGGAACAGATGTGGATATGTATAAATATATATTCCTTTTTATCTATTTTGCAGTAGTACTTATGTTTTCAATAAGAGCAAATGCTGTAATTGAGAGAGTAGGAAAGGTATTAACTCCTATTTTAATAATAATTCTTGCAATAATAATAGTAAAAGGGGTATTTTTCCCATTAGGAGAACCAGTTGTAGTTGAAACAATGACTAACCCTTTTAAATATGGATTCTATAATGGATATCAAACAATGGACACATTGGGAGCTATTGTATTCTCTAGTATCATAATAAAAGCTATTAGAAATGGAAGAAATTTGACTGTAAAACAAGAAATGAAATTTTTAAGTAGCTCAAGTATAATAGCAGTTTGTGGATTAGCAGTGGTATATGGTGGATTATTATATATTGGTGCTACTTCTAATGGAATATTCCAAGGAGCTAAGACTACACAACTTTTAAATGAGATAGTAGATAGAATGTTAGGAAGATCAGGAAACCTAATTTTAGGAATCTGTGTAACTGGAGCTTGTCTAACAACAGCAATAGGGCTTACAGCAACAGTTGGAGATTATTTTAGTAAATTATTAAATACAACATATGAAAAAGTTGTAATTGTAACTACAATTATTAGCTTTATATTTGCAGGTTTTGGAGTAGATATAATAGTAAAAATTTCAGCACCTATCTTAACTTTAATCTATCCAATAGCAATAGTTTTAATTATTTTAAACTTCTTTAAGGAGCAAATAAAATCAAATTCAATTTATGTAGGGGCAGTAGTAGGAGCAAGTTTAGTTGGGGCTTATGAAATGGCACAAGTTTTATCAATAAATACCAGTGAAATTTTAACTATTATATATAGAAGCCTTCCATTAAATACTTTTGGTTTAGCATGGATTCTTCCAAGTATAATTTGTGCTGTTAGTTTTAAATATATGTTTAAAACTAGATAA
- the brnQ gene encoding branched-chain amino acid transport system II carrier protein, with protein MYKKREVILTGFALFAMLFGAGNLIFPPAVGFETGQNWLTAATGFILTGAGFPLMAIIAAAVAGKDLDSFAVRVSAKFSKVFNIALILAIGPLLALPRTGATAFEMIVPQSTENYSVYKFIFLGVFFLITILFSLKSSKVIDRVGAILTPILLIVLAIIIFKGIFSPIGVPSDLHKPETFKYGFLTGYQTMDTLAAIVFSEIILKSIRKDKALTKRQELSFLLQTSVIAIGGLAIVYGGLVYIGATATDVVTGGKGNIELLSSMVILLLGNAGKLILGICVAGACLTTAIGLTATVGDYFSNLLKISYEKIVLFTVVISFIFASFGVDMIVKLAVPVLVFIYPISIVLIALNFFKDFIKNDNTFTGAVIGAGIVSGYETLAGLISLPESVKLLYNSLPLSSIGFAWLIPSIVVGVLFSFIKKK; from the coding sequence ATGTATAAAAAAAGAGAAGTTATACTTACAGGATTTGCATTATTTGCGATGCTTTTTGGAGCAGGAAATCTGATATTTCCCCCTGCTGTAGGATTTGAAACTGGGCAAAATTGGCTGACAGCAGCAACAGGGTTTATTCTTACAGGAGCAGGCTTTCCATTAATGGCAATAATTGCAGCAGCAGTAGCAGGAAAAGATTTGGATAGTTTTGCAGTTAGAGTTTCTGCTAAATTTAGTAAAGTATTTAATATAGCTTTAATTTTAGCAATAGGACCACTTTTAGCACTGCCAAGAACAGGGGCAACAGCCTTTGAAATGATAGTGCCACAAAGTACTGAAAATTATAGTGTATATAAATTTATATTCTTAGGAGTATTCTTTCTTATAACTATTTTATTTTCATTAAAATCAAGTAAGGTAATAGATAGAGTAGGAGCTATTTTAACACCAATATTATTAATAGTATTAGCTATAATAATATTTAAAGGTATTTTTTCACCTATTGGAGTTCCAAGTGATCTACATAAACCAGAAACTTTTAAATATGGTTTTCTTACTGGATATCAAACAATGGATACATTAGCAGCTATTGTTTTCTCAGAGATAATTTTGAAATCTATTAGAAAAGACAAAGCATTAACTAAGAGACAGGAGCTTTCATTCCTTTTACAAACTAGTGTTATTGCAATAGGTGGCTTAGCTATTGTATATGGTGGATTAGTTTATATTGGAGCTACAGCAACAGATGTTGTAACTGGTGGAAAGGGAAATATAGAGCTACTATCTTCAATGGTAATTTTACTATTGGGAAATGCAGGAAAGTTAATACTAGGTATATGTGTAGCTGGAGCTTGTTTAACAACAGCAATAGGGCTTACAGCAACAGTTGGAGATTATTTTAGTAATCTATTGAAAATATCTTATGAGAAGATAGTTTTATTTACTGTGGTAATAAGTTTTATATTTGCAAGTTTTGGAGTGGATATGATAGTAAAATTAGCAGTTCCAGTTTTAGTATTTATCTATCCTATCTCAATAGTATTGATAGCCCTTAACTTTTTTAAAGATTTTATAAAAAATGATAATACATTTACAGGAGCAGTTATAGGAGCAGGAATAGTAAGTGGATATGAAACACTAGCAGGACTAATTTCTCTTCCAGAGAGTGTGAAACTTCTATACAACTCTCTACCTCTTTCAAGTATAGGATTTGCATGGTTAATTCCTAGTATTGTTGTAGGGGTACTGTTTAGTTTTATTAAGAAGAAGTAA
- a CDS encoding EamA family transporter, whose amino-acid sequence MWIIFAVLSAVFAALTSIFAKIGIENINSNVATAIRTLVVLIMAWAMVFLTGQHSNLGSISQKNWIFLTISGICTGLSWLCYYKALQSTEVMKVVAIDKFSIVLTMIFSFIILKEAITLKMVVGIICITVGTLLFAF is encoded by the coding sequence ATGTGGATTATTTTTGCTGTATTATCAGCAGTATTTGCTGCTTTAACTTCAATTTTTGCTAAAATAGGGATAGAAAATATTAATTCTAATGTTGCAACAGCGATACGTACATTAGTAGTTCTTATTATGGCATGGGCAATGGTATTTTTAACAGGACAACATAGTAATTTAGGAAGTATCAGTCAAAAAAATTGGATATTCTTAACAATTTCAGGTATATGTACAGGGCTTTCATGGTTGTGTTATTACAAAGCTCTTCAAAGTACTGAGGTAATGAAGGTAGTGGCAATAGATAAATTTAGTATAGTATTAACAATGATTTTTTCTTTTATTATTTTAAAAGAGGCAATTACTTTAAAAATGGTTGTAGGAATTATTTGTATTACAGTAGGAACACTTTTATTTGCTTTTTAA